One region of Hydrogenobaculum sp. Y04AAS1 genomic DNA includes:
- a CDS encoding FlgO family outer membrane protein, whose amino-acid sequence MQYKKLLTFITLTTISILQISCSSITSTVNYEVYKLGIEKSKAPLKYLADRMAYHTCPTFKVYNKTYTIPVVAVMTYVDSSDINYTSALGKTLTELFKDALIRECHVKIIEINLSKYVTVNSHGDVALSSNVNDLRTKFRTSYIYQGMYTLTRHQLIVYTRLINLRTGNIDKAYTDEIPVNDEIRELHDE is encoded by the coding sequence ATGCAATACAAAAAGCTCTTAACATTTATAACTCTTACAACGATTTCTATCTTACAAATAAGTTGCTCTTCTATAACCTCTACGGTAAACTATGAAGTCTACAAGCTTGGTATAGAAAAATCTAAAGCACCTTTAAAATATCTTGCAGATAGGATGGCTTATCATACATGTCCAACATTCAAAGTATATAACAAGACCTATACTATACCCGTGGTGGCTGTAATGACTTACGTAGATTCAAGCGATATAAACTATACAAGTGCTTTGGGTAAAACCCTCACAGAGCTTTTCAAAGATGCTCTTATAAGAGAGTGCCATGTGAAAATCATAGAAATAAATCTATCCAAGTATGTGACGGTAAACTCCCATGGTGATGTGGCTCTTTCTTCCAATGTAAACGATTTGAGAACAAAATTTAGAACCTCTTACATATACCAAGGGATGTATACACTTACAAGACATCAGCTCATAGTCTACACGAGACTTATAAACCTAAGAACAGGCAACATAGACAAAGCTTATACGGATGAAATACCAGTCAACGATGAGATAAGAGAACTCCACGACGAATAG